A single window of Labeo rohita strain BAU-BD-2019 chromosome 4, IGBB_LRoh.1.0, whole genome shotgun sequence DNA harbors:
- the ncaph2 gene encoding condensin-2 complex subunit H2 isoform X2, translated as MVMDSAETRYAHLLQPLRDLTKNWDIDLASQLGEYLEELDQMTISFDGGKTMMNFAEAALLIQGSTCIYGRKVELLHTLVFQTLDYISNKNKKRDKQGSSSDGNQEKAPSGNEGDDCEFDEIEQDENVNSQNITMKDPTEPVKIIRLPPESLIPVESLEKQKYPLLSLKGELLGSCKDFRINHFTMDESGLMRLGSSHAHFLKEVAEIQHNFSVHEPVPLDHGEDVNEIEVNGGHDEEDNGAEDLPPLEDHGMEVECEEWVERQQAPSEGRMLRPRPAVQPIPEEPKQLKEIVDPWKWHDSYATFGEDKPLKTGKCYKVPAGLEESGKRKRKGASKLQDFGSWYSKAFETADRKLKNGPTYPDLNYIFVSKMGQRLKVQKQILRKRGVFVSDEELKKTYLEPENIEDQVEVVRHPDAEGEDFSDEEHDDLVDDLEPVDHLGEQEQIFNDLHMSRMSYEDLVKKSVDLFLVNSQKYAQETALSRRVKEWEDGINPHLADQETRPAFDIHEYGDRIVQSLSSVGVKRSFAFVVKGKENTEACRYMLAALQLANDYTVEIDKKDGLEESVDTMELTLLTTQRAHERLKTYNAPSATDIP; from the exons ATGGTCATGGATTCTGCAGAGACGAGATATGCCCATCTGCTGCAGCCCCTGCGGGACCTCACCAAGAACTGGGACATTGACCTGGCCAGCCAGCTTGGAGAATATCTTGAAGAG CTGGACCAGATGACCATTTCATTTGATGGTGGGAAAACCATGATGAACTTTGCAGAGGCTGCACTTTTAATCCAAGGATCAACATGCATCTATGGCAGAAAG GTGGAGCTCCTTCACACTCTGGTGTTTCAAACATTGGACTACATCTCTAACAAAAACAAGAA ACGTGACAAACAAGGTTCTTCGTCAGATGGTAACCAAGAAAAAGCCCCTTCAGGCAATGAAGGTGATGATTGTGAG TTTGATGAGATTGAGCAGGATGAGAATGTCAACTCACAGAATATAACAATGAAAGATCCAACAGAG CCGGTGAAGATTATCCGTCTCCCTCCTGAATCTCTAATTCCTGTAGAATCACTTGAGAAACAGAAATACCCCCTTCTCAG TCTTAAAGGGGAGCTTCTTGGCAGCTGCAAGGATTTCAGAATTAATCATTTCACCATGGACGAATCGGGATTGATGCGTCTGGGTTCATCCCACGCTCACTTCCTCAAGGAGGTCGCAGAAATCCAGCACAACTTCTCTGTACATGAACCTGTGCCCTTAGACCACG GTGAAGATGTTAATGAAATAGAGGTTAATGGTGGTCATGATGAAGAAGATAATGGTGCAGAGGATCTTCCACCACTGGAAGATCATGGGATGGAGGTGGAGTGTGAAGAGTGGGTGGAAAGACAACAG GCCCCCAGTGAGGGCAGGATGTTAAGACCAAGACCTGCAGTACAGCCAATTCCAGAGGAACCCAAGCAGCTCAag GAAATTGTGGACCCTTGGAAATGGCATGATTCATATGCTACATTTGGAGAGGACAAACCTCTCAAAACAG GAAAGTGTTATAAAGTGCCAGCAGGTCTTGAGGAGTCtggaaagaggaagaggaagggtGCTTCGAAACTTCAGGACTTTGGGAGCTGGTACTCTAAAGCCT ttgAGACTGCAGATCGCAAGCTTAAAAATGGACCTACTTATCCTG AccttaattacatttttgtgagTAAAATGGGTCAGCGTCTGAAAGTACAGAAGCAGATTCTCAGGAAAAGG GGAGTTTTTGTCTCCGATGAGGAATTAAAGAAAACTTACTTGGAACCAGAGAATATCGAGGACCAGGTTGAGGTTGTCCGGCATCCAGACGCAGAGG GTGAGGACTTTTCAGATGAGGAGCATGACGACTTGGTTGATGATCTTGAACCTGTAGACCACCTTGGTGAACAGGAGCAAATTTTCAATGACTTGCATATGAGCCGGATGAGTTATGAAGATCTGGTCAAGAAGAGTGTG GACCTGTTTCTGGTGAACTCTCAGAAGTATGCGCAAGAGACTGCGTTGTCTCGAAGAGTCAAAGAGTGGGAGGATGGAATCAACCCTCATCTTGCTGATCAG GAAACCCGTCCAGCTTTTGACATCCATGAGTATGGAGACAGAATTGTCCAATCACTCTCTAGCGTGGGAGTGAAAAGATCATTTGCCTTTGTCGTCAAAGGCAAAGAGAACACAGAAGCCTGTAGATACATGCTGGCTGCGCTACAACTG GCCAATGATTACACAGTGGAGATTGACAAGAAGGATGGGCTTGAAGAGAGTGTAGACACTATGGAGCTAACATTACTGACTACACAGAGGGCTCATGAGCGTCTGAAAACCTACAATGCACCTTCTGCTACGGATATTCCTTGA
- the LOC127163747 gene encoding protein SCO2 homolog, mitochondrial, protein MLRLSCLRGLDWHCPSWSILRSTTRETSQLSYNFPKTTFPSCRTFKNTPSFLFKTSGFPQSHYCPPRLFGKQRAFYSQGPSKTPNPGSSAGVKLRTRLVVTLLFGGGIIGTWWYVHQEKQQKIQMQRLEQLRKVAVGQGDFSLLDHTGQRRTKRDFLGRWVLLYFGFTHCPDICPDELDKMTSVVRILDKDPSLPPVQPLFITVDPERDDVAAMAKYVKDFHPRLIGLTGTAEEVKQAGRDYRVYASAGPKDEDGDYIVDHTIIIYLVNPDGLFLDYYNRMKNDVQIAESIRNHMKNYVKLFPD, encoded by the coding sequence ATGTTGAGACTCAGCTGCCTTAGAGGACTGGACTGGCATTGTCCTTCATGGAGCATCCTAAGGTCAACAACGAGAGAAACAAGTCAGCTTTCATATAATTTCCCAAAAACCACATTCCCCTCATGCAGAACTTTCAAAAACACACCTTCATTCCTCTTTAAAACATCAGGTTTTCCTCAATCACACTACTGTCCACCAAGGCTATTTGGAAAACAAAGAGCTTTTTACTCTCAAGGCCCCTCTAAAACACCAAACCCAGGCTCGTCAGCAGGTGTCAAACTGCGTACACGCTTGGTGGTGACGCTTCTTTTCGGAGGTGGCATTATTGGTACCTGGTGGTACGTCCACCAGGAAAAACAACAGAAGATCCAGATGCAGCGACTGGAGCAGCTGAGAAAAGTGGCAGTCGGACAGGGAGACTTCAGTCTGTTGGATCACACAGGACAGCGAAGGACCAAACGTGATTTCCTAGGCCGTTGGGTGCTCTTATACTTCGGTTTCACCCACTGCCCAGATATCTGCCCCGACGAGCTGGATAAAATGACTAGCGTGGTGCGTATTCTTGATAAAGATCCCAGTTTGCCTCCTGTCCAGCCGCTTTTTATCACCGTCGACCCTGAGAGAGATGACGTTGCTGCTATGGCAAAGTACGTAAAGGATTTCCACCCCCGGCTGATTGGATTGACGGGTACCGCGGAGGAAGTGAAGCAGGCAGGACGGGATTATAGGGTCTACGCCAGCGCTGGGCCTAAAGATGAGGATGGAGATTACATTGTGGACCACACCATCATCATCTACCTGGTTAACCCAGACGGACTGTTTCTGGACTACTACAATAGAATGAAAAACGATGTACAGATTGCTGAGAGTATACGGAATCACATGAAAAACTATGTTAAATTATTTCCAGATTGA
- the ncaph2 gene encoding condensin-2 complex subunit H2 isoform X1 — protein sequence MFNYQHSANYHLLCSALGVFWKYMVMDSAETRYAHLLQPLRDLTKNWDIDLASQLGEYLEELDQMTISFDGGKTMMNFAEAALLIQGSTCIYGRKVELLHTLVFQTLDYISNKNKKRDKQGSSSDGNQEKAPSGNEGDDCEFDEIEQDENVNSQNITMKDPTEPVKIIRLPPESLIPVESLEKQKYPLLSLKGELLGSCKDFRINHFTMDESGLMRLGSSHAHFLKEVAEIQHNFSVHEPVPLDHGEDVNEIEVNGGHDEEDNGAEDLPPLEDHGMEVECEEWVERQQAPSEGRMLRPRPAVQPIPEEPKQLKEIVDPWKWHDSYATFGEDKPLKTGKCYKVPAGLEESGKRKRKGASKLQDFGSWYSKAFETADRKLKNGPTYPDLNYIFVSKMGQRLKVQKQILRKRGVFVSDEELKKTYLEPENIEDQVEVVRHPDAEGEDFSDEEHDDLVDDLEPVDHLGEQEQIFNDLHMSRMSYEDLVKKSVDLFLVNSQKYAQETALSRRVKEWEDGINPHLADQETRPAFDIHEYGDRIVQSLSSVGVKRSFAFVVKGKENTEACRYMLAALQLANDYTVEIDKKDGLEESVDTMELTLLTTQRAHERLKTYNAPSATDIP from the exons GGTATTTTGGAAATACATGGTCATGGATTCTGCAGAGACGAGATATGCCCATCTGCTGCAGCCCCTGCGGGACCTCACCAAGAACTGGGACATTGACCTGGCCAGCCAGCTTGGAGAATATCTTGAAGAG CTGGACCAGATGACCATTTCATTTGATGGTGGGAAAACCATGATGAACTTTGCAGAGGCTGCACTTTTAATCCAAGGATCAACATGCATCTATGGCAGAAAG GTGGAGCTCCTTCACACTCTGGTGTTTCAAACATTGGACTACATCTCTAACAAAAACAAGAA ACGTGACAAACAAGGTTCTTCGTCAGATGGTAACCAAGAAAAAGCCCCTTCAGGCAATGAAGGTGATGATTGTGAG TTTGATGAGATTGAGCAGGATGAGAATGTCAACTCACAGAATATAACAATGAAAGATCCAACAGAG CCGGTGAAGATTATCCGTCTCCCTCCTGAATCTCTAATTCCTGTAGAATCACTTGAGAAACAGAAATACCCCCTTCTCAG TCTTAAAGGGGAGCTTCTTGGCAGCTGCAAGGATTTCAGAATTAATCATTTCACCATGGACGAATCGGGATTGATGCGTCTGGGTTCATCCCACGCTCACTTCCTCAAGGAGGTCGCAGAAATCCAGCACAACTTCTCTGTACATGAACCTGTGCCCTTAGACCACG GTGAAGATGTTAATGAAATAGAGGTTAATGGTGGTCATGATGAAGAAGATAATGGTGCAGAGGATCTTCCACCACTGGAAGATCATGGGATGGAGGTGGAGTGTGAAGAGTGGGTGGAAAGACAACAG GCCCCCAGTGAGGGCAGGATGTTAAGACCAAGACCTGCAGTACAGCCAATTCCAGAGGAACCCAAGCAGCTCAag GAAATTGTGGACCCTTGGAAATGGCATGATTCATATGCTACATTTGGAGAGGACAAACCTCTCAAAACAG GAAAGTGTTATAAAGTGCCAGCAGGTCTTGAGGAGTCtggaaagaggaagaggaagggtGCTTCGAAACTTCAGGACTTTGGGAGCTGGTACTCTAAAGCCT ttgAGACTGCAGATCGCAAGCTTAAAAATGGACCTACTTATCCTG AccttaattacatttttgtgagTAAAATGGGTCAGCGTCTGAAAGTACAGAAGCAGATTCTCAGGAAAAGG GGAGTTTTTGTCTCCGATGAGGAATTAAAGAAAACTTACTTGGAACCAGAGAATATCGAGGACCAGGTTGAGGTTGTCCGGCATCCAGACGCAGAGG GTGAGGACTTTTCAGATGAGGAGCATGACGACTTGGTTGATGATCTTGAACCTGTAGACCACCTTGGTGAACAGGAGCAAATTTTCAATGACTTGCATATGAGCCGGATGAGTTATGAAGATCTGGTCAAGAAGAGTGTG GACCTGTTTCTGGTGAACTCTCAGAAGTATGCGCAAGAGACTGCGTTGTCTCGAAGAGTCAAAGAGTGGGAGGATGGAATCAACCCTCATCTTGCTGATCAG GAAACCCGTCCAGCTTTTGACATCCATGAGTATGGAGACAGAATTGTCCAATCACTCTCTAGCGTGGGAGTGAAAAGATCATTTGCCTTTGTCGTCAAAGGCAAAGAGAACACAGAAGCCTGTAGATACATGCTGGCTGCGCTACAACTG GCCAATGATTACACAGTGGAGATTGACAAGAAGGATGGGCTTGAAGAGAGTGTAGACACTATGGAGCTAACATTACTGACTACACAGAGGGCTCATGAGCGTCTGAAAACCTACAATGCACCTTCTGCTACGGATATTCCTTGA